The following are encoded in a window of Desulfatiglans sp. genomic DNA:
- a CDS encoding 2-isopropylmalate synthase, with the protein MDRVIFFDTTLRDGEQSPGASMNTAEKVRLATQLEKLGVDVIEAGFPAASPGDFEAVQAISQKMTKIQVAGLARTSKDDIDRAWGAIKDAAHPRLHTFIATSDIHLKHKLKMDRDQVIKTAYESVKYARSLTDNVEFSAEDASRSDRDFLCRVLEAAIDAGATTVNIPDTVGYALPNEFGELISYIKGHTKNIGRAVISVHCHNDLGLATANTMAGLIAGARQAEVTINGIGERAGNTSLEEVAMSIHTRKSLLNLDSIINTHEIVPTSRLVSMITGIVVQPNKAIVGANAFAHEAGIHQDGVLKNRMTYEIMEPATVGLTSNRLVLGKHSGRHAFRDKLKDLGYDLTKEEIDNLFIKMKELADKKKDLLDEDIDALIAEEHLRVPDIYKLDYLNVVSGTVTIPTATVILFIEGVKTQSSGFGMGPIDATYNTIAKMTGTKSTLVRFSVNSITGGMDAQGEVTVRLEEGGMLALGKGTDPDIITAAAKAYINGLNRLKYLKRNPSIDAQERSL; encoded by the coding sequence ATGGACAGAGTAATTTTTTTTGATACAACATTGAGAGATGGTGAGCAGTCGCCTGGCGCCAGTATGAATACTGCCGAAAAGGTGCGTCTTGCCACTCAGCTTGAAAAACTTGGAGTGGATGTTATAGAGGCAGGGTTTCCGGCTGCATCTCCTGGTGATTTCGAGGCGGTTCAGGCAATAAGCCAGAAGATGACAAAAATCCAGGTGGCAGGGCTTGCCCGCACCTCAAAGGATGATATAGACAGGGCATGGGGGGCAATAAAGGATGCAGCCCATCCCCGGTTACATACCTTTATTGCGACATCCGATATCCACCTGAAACATAAGCTCAAGATGGATAGAGATCAGGTGATAAAGACCGCCTATGAGTCGGTAAAATATGCCAGGTCCCTTACAGATAATGTGGAATTTTCAGCAGAGGATGCCTCCAGGAGCGACAGGGACTTTTTGTGCAGGGTTCTTGAGGCAGCCATAGATGCTGGCGCAACAACTGTCAATATACCTGATACAGTGGGTTATGCACTGCCTAATGAGTTCGGTGAGTTGATAAGCTATATTAAAGGGCATACGAAAAATATCGGCAGGGCAGTAATAAGCGTCCACTGTCACAATGACCTTGGTCTTGCTACAGCAAATACAATGGCAGGGCTTATAGCGGGCGCAAGGCAGGCAGAGGTAACAATAAACGGCATTGGCGAAAGGGCAGGAAATACCAGTCTTGAAGAGGTGGCGATGAGTATTCACACCAGGAAGAGCCTGCTTAATCTTGACAGTATTATTAACACACATGAGATAGTGCCGACGAGCAGACTGGTATCCATGATAACCGGTATAGTTGTTCAGCCCAACAAGGCTATTGTAGGCGCTAACGCTTTTGCCCATGAGGCCGGGATACACCAGGACGGTGTGCTTAAAAACAGGATGACATATGAAATTATGGAGCCTGCCACAGTGGGTTTAACATCAAACAGGCTGGTGCTGGGCAAACATTCCGGCAGACATGCCTTTCGAGACAAGCTCAAGGACCTGGGTTATGATCTCACAAAGGAAGAGATTGACAACCTTTTTATCAAAATGAAAGAGCTGGCTGATAAGAAAAAGGATCTGCTTGATGAAGATATTGATGCACTTATTGCAGAAGAGCATCTCAGGGTCCCGGATATATACAAACTCGATTATCTGAATGTGGTGAGTGGAACAGTCACTATCCCCACTGCTACAGTTATTCTTTTCATAGAAGGGGTAAAGACACAAAGTTCAGGTTTCGGTATGGGCCCTATAGATGCAACCTATAATACTATTGCAAAGATGACCGGTACGAAGTCAACCCTTGTCAGGTTTTCCGTAAACTCCATTACCGGTGGTATGGACGCACAGGGCGAAGTTACGGTAAGGCTGGAGGAAGGCGGAATGCTGGCACTTGGAAAGGGAACTGATCCTGATATTATCACTGCTGCGGCAAAGGCATATATAAACGGGCTAAACAGGTTAAAATATCTAAAAAGAAATCCTTCCATAGATGCACAGGAACGAAGCTTATAA
- a CDS encoding aminodeoxychorismate/anthranilate synthase component II — protein MEKLLVIDNYDSFTYNLVQMFMDYGLQIMVYRADRISVEEAISLKPDYILISPGPKDPAHSGISITVIERFYQDVPVLGVCLGMQCINELFGGKTVRAPVPVHGKTSQVTHKGDGIFKNIPSCFTAARYHSLMICPSDDQLTITAMSEDNVIMGISHPEHPLHGVQFHPESFLTEYGDMLIKNFLNLGPMRL, from the coding sequence ATGGAAAAACTACTGGTCATAGATAACTATGACTCCTTTACATACAATCTTGTCCAGATGTTTATGGATTACGGGCTTCAGATAATGGTCTACAGGGCTGATAGGATATCGGTTGAAGAGGCAATATCTCTGAAACCTGATTACATCCTGATAAGCCCTGGCCCAAAGGACCCTGCACATTCAGGCATCTCTATCACTGTAATAGAAAGATTCTACCAAGATGTGCCTGTCTTGGGCGTATGCCTCGGGATGCAGTGCATAAACGAGCTGTTCGGTGGAAAAACCGTGAGGGCGCCTGTCCCTGTGCATGGTAAAACAAGTCAGGTAACACATAAAGGAGATGGGATTTTTAAAAATATTCCTTCCTGCTTCACTGCTGCAAGATATCATTCATTGATGATATGTCCATCAGATGATCAGTTAACCATAACAGCAATGAGTGAGGATAATGTAATCATGGGGATTTCACATCCTGAGCATCCTCTTCATGGTGTGCAGTTTCATCCTGAAAGTTTTTTAACTGAATATGGAGATATGCTTATAAAAAATTTTCTTAATCTGGGCCCAATGCGCCTGTAA